The genomic segment CGCAATTCCAAACGGTGCGGCAACTCCAATGACTTCAAGTAGCTGTcggttcaaattttttaattaagaaaaaactgaGAAATAAGTAAATTGTTTGtgtttatgaaattcaattattgaaaataaaacaaatttgagaCCAAATAATGTTTACCACATGGAAGAGGGCAATTTGAACATGCACAACGAGAGATacagaggaaagaaaagcaGCAGGGGAGCAGAGACTTGCGAAGCTACTCGACGCCCCTGGCTATTCTCTACCTCCCGGTGCTACTAGGCCGTACTGTTTCTAGTGCCTGACACCCtagaatgtaaaataaaaaaataaaaattattaaatcatcaTTACACTATCATTAAATGACTCATGGTCCACCACTTTACACGTGTCAGAATCACGTCTCATTGTTGTGGACAGTTAAAAGTCCTGCCAACCGTCAGATCTTGCTACCTGCCCAAAGAATGAAAGGGACTTGTAACGATGATGTtcgttgtttttttccttttgtttccgTTCACCAATGTCGTTTCATGAATTTTGCAGCTTTTATTGAGTAGCTCGAGaagctttattattattattattattattattattattggaggGTCGAAAAGGTTGGGCTGAGGGTCCTTCTTGAAGGGTGGTATATCCATGCAGCATATTTAATGCTCTGGTTATGCATGCAGATGCAATTGTATAGGACCTGTAAATATTTGTCATTGAAGAGGCTTTTCAAATGtacaaatgcttttttttttacagtaatttatttgttttcaacatcattctttttaaattcGACAATATTGTTCCAATGTTTTCCCTTCTGTTTTGGAGAATTTGGTCGACTATTGCTTGCTTTCCTAGATGGGAGGAGCTGGGCTAGCTGCTGATTTGAAAAGGATAAGGTAGGACCACTGTAGTAAAGtcgtgtttatatatatatggtcttaatattttcttttcatatatattggCTGGATAAAATGAGACATTATAAGCCTTGGGGGATCCAATGTAAGAGGGATTAAAAGGCTTATATCAAAGcccatataatttatattatgtaGTAATTACGACGGGTAAAATGATCAGTAATAATTCTTGTCACGTGTCGATCAATCCAAACACATCCAACAAGGTAGACTAATGCATGTAGGATCCATCACAATCGTCACATCTTTTCTGAAAAATGAAGATTTAAGGAACTGCAGCACCATCAGAGCTTGGTTATGTTTGTCGTTTTACAGAAGCATGCATGGATTGAACACCACCctatcatggaaatcacattgTTATGATTCAGTTATACATCAGCTTTCACTGCTGCGTGGTGCATATGCGCTCATACTCCACGAGTTTGCTGCCACTGAGCCACGAAATTCATTcacaaataaagtataaaaatgtatagacaagtaaagaaaaagatgCCAAATAAATGACTTTTCAGCACTGCTTGAGATTGAATAACTAGTCAGATCCTTTAAGAAATATATGTGCATTATTCCACTTGAATTTTGAAGTGATATACATccgtgttttttatatatatacacacttgTGGTGTTCTGCTCCTGAGATTGTTGTTAACGTCACTTGCAAAAGACTAGAAAGAACTTGTTTTATATAACATCAGGTAGTGGTCATCTCTGGGATCACTCTTGTAAGACAAATGTATGCAAATTTGTGACATATGCTTCTTTTGGTTGGGTTGCCCAAGGAGAAGGAAAAGATATGGCTTTCATGGGCATtaacccccaaaaaaaaaaagagtaaaagggACTTGCCATAGCTATTGTTGCAATCTGGAACTTTTGGAGAGGTGATAAAAGATTCGCATTCTTGTCAACCTTCATACTGAGGAGAGATTTAGTAAAGAATCAGGTCGCTTTAACCTTCtgaaaaatcatgtaaaaaagaTGAGTCATGCTTTACATGATATATGATAACCATACATGTGTGTGGTTATTGTTTTCAACGATTTATCTCGAAGATGTtcaaaaattcaagatatatttatataaataacatgttgTTTAGAGTTTAAGataatagttaattaatatgttcAATTAGTACTtggatttcttgttttttagtttaaaaaattttagatttatgaTAAAAACTTGAATAATTGCAAAAAAAGTCTCAATCAGGGACATTTAAAAACCATATAGTGATAAAGTCAAAACATATAGGAAAGATAATAAATATCTTAAGGCAATAAATGACattaaatttaagaaacaaaaatgttttttcattgaGCTTTAAGGAATTTGTCAAACCTGTGCTATTTCAAACTTAACTAACTGTTAAGTCCAAACTTTTTAGTTATGACATGCTTATTAGATCCACATTatcttggacttaattttttttatttataaaaatcataaccaaatatttgataataattagtAAAGGTATATACTTTTTTCAAGCACCCTCTTCCTCAACAAATGCTCATGCAGAATTTAACTAATATCTCAgtggtttggtttcggttttatagtTTAATAAAGTAAATTAGAGATAtgggattaaataaaaaaaatatgtgtgatAATATATGTTTCTAAATTCAacttttcatatgaatttttttattttttttgccttgaggatttttttttcaccactTATTCCATCGGATAAAACAGTAATGttaaagaaaacgaaaaaaaaaaagcattgcaaATTGGATGGACACTCGACACAAAGTCGtaatatacacacacaaaagaaaaaacaaatagagagGAAACAACCAAAATCCCATACTCACCGTCAACTACTCTACACTTTGTTCTTACAAAGACCACGCATGATAAGGCGAGATTCTCGCGGGAACCAGGTGGCAtcctgttttctttctttcttttttcgattTTTCCATTGGAATCAGTAGAATTTTGTTATCAAAAAGCATATAAAGGAGAGGTAAACTTGTTTTTATCCTACAGCAGAGCACACGTGTCAGGAGAGAGGGTGACATGTCAAAGGTAGAGACACGGTCAAAGACACAAGGTCAGTTCGATAGCCCGAGAAACGAGGCAAATCATTTTGCAATCCATTGCTTTATGATTGACGCCTCGCTGACAGATCTGCAGCATAGCTTGCAGGAGTCAGTGATGGCAGCTTTGTGCTTTCACTATCTTTTACGGGCAACACGGGCAGTGTCCAGTGCGTGTGGGGTTGATAGAGACCATTCCTTTTGCCTTGCCTTCCCTCCAGTTTAAGGGCAGTCCTGTCCTGTCCTTGTCTGCCGGGCATTCAAGCCGGGCTACAATGTTACGTATGATTTTTAACCATCACAGGACGCCAGAATGTGCACATCTTATATTATTTGTCAGCATTCCTATCTGTACCTTACATAGGGTGCCCGTTTTACTAGCATTTTGTcgatttatatatatgtatgtgctttttgtttctttaactgTAAATTAATATAATCTGAAGGTCTAAAAAAGATTTATgatgaaaaatgataaaaagcaAGCTCAAATTCACCGAATTAATTAAGATGTCATGTAGAGACTCGCGACATATAAGATGATAATATACCATATGTCACATTGTGTTTCTTCTGCCATGCATCTTGTTTGGTGAATCTCGTTGGTTGGTTAATGTAGTATTTAGTACATGTTTTGAACAACATTTTAACagtagttttcaaaaaaaaatgaaattattattttttattttaaattaaattttttaaaacatttttagatCATGTTAATgtgttagtattaaaaaaaaatattattttaatatatttttaaaaagaaactactATTTCAAACACCTCTTTATTACTCTTATCAAAATAGAAGTAAGGCCAAGTAtttatcctttctttctttccagcCCATTACACTATTACTTCTTTACAATGGGCCTAGTACTGGGATAAGGAGGGGGTTTAATTGCACTAAATTTGCAGAAAATATTTCTCTTAAGAAATATTATTCCGGctccaaaataatattaaaattaaattattctatTATTTGGTGAAGGACCTAAGAATACTATTGTCAATATAGGACAATATCAAAGAAGGCGTTCAGAAATTCCTTCCAAGAATAAGAGGGTCGTTGGGCATGAGAAATTTGTGAGTACATATATTGAACTTGAAGGTCCTAAAATTCAATGGTGGTGAATGATGCTAGCTCCCAGGAAACTATTTCTTGGAGGAAGCTAGGGGCACTTCTGATGAATTCTGATTCTCACTCggagtttcttcttcttcttttttcttatcttattCATTCACATTTACTAGCTGACTTTTAATGCATGGAGGAACATGCTGGCTATGCCATGAGGACAACCATGCATGAGAAGAGTCGTTGTATTAGGTCAGTGAACATCATTAATTTGAAACAGGTTTTAGTGGGACTACCACCAGGACTGTTTCGGATTGTCCTTCAGAAACAGAATCTTAGTTACGGTAGTTAGTGGTTAAAGAGCAATAATTTTGGTCCAGCAGGACTTATTATGGTCGTTAGTGGTTACGAAATTAAGAGGTGGCAAGCAAGCAGGAGTTCTGTCACGACAAAAATGGGGGGTTCTGTCGTGCTCGTGGACCCAAGATCCTGGCTAAATTAGCCGAAAAACAAGCCCAGCCTGCGAATCTGGACGAGTGGTAGTTAAGCTAGGCTCAGCCCATATTCTTATTTTACTATCAGAAAATTTTGCTAGAAACGAAAACAACAATCCtaatctttttcaaaatatttcctGAAATTACTTTTAAGAAGAATCGCAACCACATGATATTCACTGACAGGGTTGAACTTGCGAAGAGGGCGGCGTGTGCTCATCGAAGCATGGAAAACAAATTTTGAACCAGTACGCATCTGAGAAAGATGTCCTAGATTTGACTTGAGTGTAAGAGTGGTGACCCATTTGCCGAATCTCAAAGCTAGCCTCTCATGAACTCGCTCGTCTGAAGCAAGGCTTGCATTAGATGTGGTATTTTAGCATGGGATGAAGAAAAACCTGGGGTGTTTTGTTCGTTTTTAATTCCATCGAACATTCGAGATGGCAAATTACGATGATTTTAACGCTAGCTTGCTCCATTTCTTTATCATCACATTTGAAGTCCCCTGAACATGAGCGCTGAAAGGCTGGTCCCGAGGAAACGAAGAAAATGATGGATTTCGCAGTTGGTGGGTTTCATCGATAAGGGACCCTTTTattctcaataaaaaagaatggcTATCTGCTTGAAAAAAATAGGCTGGTAAAGACTTGCCACATTCTGTTTTGCAGTCCGCCCAAGAGCCACGATCCCTCAGTCTAATTATGCTGCGGTACTCGGCGACCAGCACTTCAACTAGGACAGGAAGGATACAAGCAGAAACTACATCAACGACATGCCTGAATCCAGGGACAACAGATGGCAACATGCGATAACTAGTTGCTTGGCACTGGAAGCAATAACATTCTTCAAGAAAGGACAagaattttgttctttaaaaaaaactaaaactaaaaccctcgtcattatttttttttattttcatgaatagCTCTACCAGATGTCGAGAAGATAGAAACCAGAGCAATCCATATTTCAGGCAATATGCTCTGCCAGAGCAAGGGTCTTGCCATGCCTCTTCTTCCCCAGCTCCTGTGGAACTGGCCCAAAAGCCCTGCTTCCCTTTGGATGGCCTTCCTTATCAATAATCACTACTGCATTGTCATCAAACTTGACCTCAATCCCATCAGAACGGCCACGCTGTATTGCAGCATGCACAACAACACTTCGCACCACCttgtctttcttcatttttccaTTTGGAATAGCTTCCTTTACAGATGCAATTATGGTATCCACCAACCTTGCCTTCCTTTACAGATGCAATTATGGCATCCACCAACCTTGCCCCTTCCCCTTCAAAGGTTGTATGCACATCACCTTTTTTGCCCTGGGGTTATCCACAACCTTGAGAACAGTCCTCATCTGTATGAAAGTCCTTTGTTGCTGTAAAAGTGCAGCAGGACATTCAGGACATGATCAGAAAGAGGAATAACAGAGAAGACGTAACTAATCCTAGCAATAACTGATAGAGAAACAACCTTTCCCCCACTGTTTTAAGTTCTTTCCAAGAAAACAAGGCACAAATGTAAATCTCTCGGATTGAAGGCAGGAAAACATGGCTTTTTTCGTGAGAACATGTCTCTTCCCAGCCATTCACGTAGAAAATAGCAGAACTCCTTCACAATTTTAGAACCTAGCAAAAGCCGATTTACTTGACAGCCTCTTGCACATCTAAATGCAACTTTTCAAGTATATAGGAAATATACCTCACAATTTCTTAAACTTCCACAATACAAGAATgagcatttaattaaatcaaagtaCACAGAGAAATGATTTAACCTGAGATAAGAAATTGCTCCATGTCATTTGATTGGATGTGCTCAGTAAACTAGTTACATTGTTGTCAAGGCCCCCGAGCAATCGATGGCCCACTATTTTATTTTCCGATGCATCATACAAAAGATCCAGTAAGTGGATAGATAAAATCGTCACTTAATCTTGCAAAACAAACTAAATTCTAGGTTTTGATGAAAAGAAATCAAGGGCTCCGCATCACCAGGaagctaaaaataattaaataattaaaaagagaaaaaaaatgcacaaGGAAGCTAAAAATATCCGTATTTAGCAGATTTTCTcatatattcaatttattttcattgctaCTTAGCAAGTAATGACAATCTAAGGAGCAAGCCATCGCTACCCCATACCAAATGAACCAATAATTTTCCACCACTATTGTAACTCAAGAGAATAACCATGTGATAGTTACAGTGACATACAACCTTGGGATGTTATAGAACATAGCAGACTTTTATTGGCCAACTCCGGAGAGGAGATTAGGTGGCTTCCACACCAAATTTAAGCTGTGTTGCACAAGACATTGTagcttgaaataaatttttttatgtgcagGGGACATGGTTCTTAAAATTTGCCAAGTGAATACTCTTTGAGCATCTCACATTATAAGGATCCCCCAAATCCAAGTGCTACATGTTCACGAGGTAATCTAGAACTCAATCATAATTCCTCTAACAGCAACATTCTTTGTAATAGAGTAAATTTAGGTCTTCCAAGTGCTTTTTTCTAATACTTTCAACCACCATGAAGAAGTTGAAAAATGAATTATGTTAATAACTGTGGTTTCATGATTCAACAACTACACTGTACATTGATAACACTATAGCAGCCACAATTCCCAAGCATCTAGTGTTACTTGATCCTCGCTATTGCACTTGCACCTTCACTAAGTAATGGaattttacaaaactaaatgCTAGGGAACAAAATAcgcctaaattttttttacagtagTAAGAGCAAGAATACAAGATTTCATTTGAAAACTTCTCAAGGCCAACACATAAACAGAAGTTATTGACTTGGAGAAGTCAACACTCAGAAGTGTAGCTGCATGTCAATGAATTGGCGGTGAAACTCAAGCTGCTGCGAGTAAAATAGGTTGCAATGATAATAAAGAAGTGATGGAGCAATGCTGGCACCAGAAACAGCTATGACTGAGGCTCTCATGATGGGGGTAATTTATAATCATTTTGGTTTACAATCAAAATAGCTCATCCATACCATATCATAAGCATTGCATGTATTTTAGTTTACCTCAGAGAAATGTTAGCTTCAAAGGCTCTTCATTATCAAAATCTAAAACTCCGACGAAGCCAAATGTCTCCTAAGGATACCTAATTCAACAGGGAAAAAAACAGATTTACAGGCAGACAGGGTATAGTCTCATCAACAAGCTTAAGATGCACACGACCCAAGCTTGATGAAGAGCCTTTGAGCTGCAAATAACTGCTTTCCTTGAGCATAAATTTGAATATAAGATCCCCAAAATCAAATAACCCAATATCCAAGCCTTTGAGCTGCAAATAACTGCTTTCCTTGAGCATAAATTTGAATATAAGATCCCCAAAATCAAATAACCCAATATCCAACTCGGCTAAAGTAGTTAAAAGCCTTATAAAGCCAAGGAATCCTATTATTGTGTCGTAATCGTGAACATCCAAGCTCCATAACTAGGAGAGGATTAAAATGTATGGAGAAAATCAAGATTCTAAAAAAGTGAACAACACAAAAACTCgtaaatgaaaaggaaagaaaggaaacCCAACAGCGTATCACTGTAACAGGGAATCACGTACCAACGAGAGGATTTAGAAACGAGACTGGCAGCCATTTCTCTACGCAATACGACAAATCTTGGGCTCGAACGAGAAGAGAGTTGGCGAAACTTACAAGTGATGACTACTTGGAATGTACACTGTGCTGTTGAGGTTTtctctatcttttattttatttttcaatattatgaaCTTGGGCTAAGTCCCTCTCTAGAAAGAGCTTGGGCTGGGTCATAGTCTGATTTATATACTGTATTTACGGCCCCAAGTTGGACAGATTGAATTTACccatttgatgtttatttttaaaaaaatattaaattattattattattattatatagttttaatatgttattatcaaaaaaaaattaaaaataaaaaacttattttaacttttttattattacagtGGCGAGTGATTTAGCTtttgaagttataaaaaatatataaaattatctagTTAAATATGTctagttaaaaatatgttaatattattaaagaaactaaattatgttatgaaattattatttatgcaGACTTATACAGCgcattcctatttttttttattttttttatacttttttattttttttctaactttctttttttttcttttttattgtttattttttttctaaaattatctttattgattttactttttaaatattctgCATTGAATTGCTACGGTGTTTTTccacataatttttctattttatttttttattttttaaaattttatttgttaattttatttttttatattgagctgattgagaatttaattttgtaatttttttctttaaaatattgttgatcactacagtgtttctccacgtggtttttttatgattttccctgaaattttattttttaatattgagctggttaaaaattacggTTATAATATGTGAAGAAATCAATGTAACTTTCCTCCCaaattactgttgattgctacagtgtttttttctacatggttttttctgttttgttatgtttttctctcaaattatctttgtcaattttattttctaaatattgagctagttaacAATTGCAATTACAGGTAAATGCAAGTTTTTCCTCGCAAAACACTGGATTGAtatagtttttcctcacatgtttttcttccagtttcttttgtgtttttttaatattttttttaaattatctttatcgattttatttttttaatattaaattgattagaatttaacttcactgtggattacaatagtaatccacgGTACATTCctcttttatcttttactttttcttttttttttttgcactttttttattttttttccaaaattatctttgttaattttactttttaaatattaagctggttaaaaatttgctttataattttttttctttaaaatactgtggattgctacggtgttttcccacatagtttttctattttatttttttattttttaaaattttatttgtcaattttattttttttatattgagctgattgagaattcagttttgtaatttttttctttaaaatattgttgatcgctacagtgtttctccgcgtggtttttttatgattttctctgaaattatctttttcaattttattttttaatattgagctggttaaaaattacaattacattaTGCGAGGAAAGCACATTAACTTTCCTCGCAAattactatggattgctacagtgtttttttccacatagtttttttctgttttgttatgtttttcccttaaattatctttgtcaaatttattttttaaatattgagctagttaaaaattacaattacaagtaaatacaagtttttcctcacaaaacactatggattgatacagtttttccttacatggttttctttcagtttcttttgtgttttttttaatatatttttttaaaaaaattatctttgtcgattttatttcttaatattgagttggttagaatttaaatt from the Populus nigra chromosome 1, ddPopNigr1.1, whole genome shotgun sequence genome contains:
- the LOC133698370 gene encoding LOW QUALITY PROTEIN: large ribosomal subunit protein uL14mz-like (The sequence of the model RefSeq protein was modified relative to this genomic sequence to represent the inferred CDS: substituted 2 bases at 2 genomic stop codons), encoding MTWSNFLSQQQRTFIQMRTVLKVVDNPRAKKVMCIQPLKGKGQGWWMPXLHLXRKARLVDTIIASVKEAIPNGKMKKDKVVRSVVVHAAIQRGRSDGIEVKFDDNAVVIIDKEGHPKGSRAFGPVPQELGKKRHGKTLALAEHIA